One window of Lemur catta isolate mLemCat1 chromosome 3, mLemCat1.pri, whole genome shotgun sequence genomic DNA carries:
- the LOC123634565 gene encoding flavin-containing monooxygenase 5-like, translated as MPGKRIAVIGAGASGLGAIKSCLEEGLEPTCFERSNDIGGLWRYEETTESGRTSVYKSATSNTSKEMTAYSDFPFPDHLPNYLHNSRIMEYLRMYARHFHLMKHIRFLSKVCSVKRRADFSCTGQWDVVVEAEGKQESHVFDGVMVCSGLYTHPSLPLRDFPGIKKFKGQYIHSWEYKSPEKFRDKKIIVIGTGNSGVDLAIELSHVTTQVFLSTRHGAWIWNRVWDDGMPMDAVLFTRFNSIVNKFYPTFLMNRWAENKLNARFNHEVYGLQSQHRFVSYHATFSDDLPNHIISGRVLVKPNVRELTETSAIFEDGTEEDIDVIVFATGYTFSLPFLEDDSKILDSQYSMFKFVFPPQLEKPTLAFIGILKPVGATIPTSELQSRWAVRVFKGVNNLPSVSGRLADIRKKRAKLGKEFLNNPLDTLRVQYVDYMDEIATEIGVKPNLLSLFLWDPRLAMEIFFGPCTPYQYRLQGPGKWAGAREAIMTQRERIIKPLRTRVVTCDQRPLSVLFWLRSICGAALLFFVFTLVIVKG; from the exons gaGACAACTGAAAGTGGCCGGACAAGTGTCTATAAATCTGCCACCAGCAACACTTCGAAGGAGATGACAGCCTACAGTGACTTCCCTTTCCCTGACCATCTCCCCAACTACTTGCACAATTCCAGGATCATGGAGTACCTCCGGATGTACGCCCGGCACTTTCACCTTATGAAGCACATTCGGTTTCTG TCGAAGGTGTGCAGTGTGAAGAGGCGCGCTGACTTCTCTTGCACGGGGCAGTGGGACGTTGTGGTCGAGGCAGAAGGGAAGCAGGAATCCCATGTCTTTGATGGAGTTATGGTGTGCAGTGGCCTTTACACCCATCCCTCCCTGCCACTCCGGGACTTCCCAG GGATCAAGAAGTTCAAAGGCCAATACATCCACAGTTGGGAATACAAGAGTCCGGAGAAGTTTCGAGACAAGAAAATCATTGTGATCGGCActggaaattctggagttgatTTGGCAATTGAGCTCAGTCATGTAACTACACAG GTGTTTCTCAGCACAAGACACGGTGCATGGATTTGGAACCGGGTCTGGGATGATGGGATGCCCATGGATGCTGTCCTCTTTACTCGCTTTAACTCCATTGTCAACAAGTTTTACCCTACATTCTTAATGAACAGATGGGCAGAGAATAAATTAAATGCTCGCTTTAACCATGAAGTTTACGGTTTGCAATCTCAACACAG atttgtGAGCTATCATGCTACTTTCAGTGATGATCTGCCCAATCACATAATTTCTGGAAGAGTTCTGGTAAAACCAAATGTGAGAGAGTTGACTGAGACATCAGCCATCTTTGAAGATGGCACAGAAGAGGACATTGATGTCATCGTCTTTGCCACAGGCTAcactttctctctcccattcttGGAGGATGACTCAAAAATCCTGGACAGCCAGTACTCCATGTTTAAATTTGTATTCCCTCCTCAGCTGGAGAAGCCAACACTAGCTTTTATTGGCATCTTGAAGCCAGTGGGAGCCACCATTCCCACTTCAGAACTCCAGAGCCGATGGGCTGTACGTGTATTCAAAG GAGTGAACAATCTACCTTCAGTGAGTGGCAGGTTGGCTGACataagaaagaagagagcaaAGCTTGGAAAAGA ATTCCTGAATAATCCTCTGGATACACTCAGGGTGCAGTATGTGGATTACATGGATGAAATTGCCACTGAGATAGGAGTGAAGCCCAACCTGCTCTCACTCTTCTTGTGGGATCCAAGGCTGGCCATGGAAATTTTCTTTGGACCATGCACACCGTACCAGTACCGCCTCCAGGGGCCGGGGAAGTGGGCGGGGGCCCGGGAAGCCATCATGACCCAGAGAGAGAGGATCATCAAGCCCCTGAGGACTCGCGTTGTCACCTGCGACCAGCGTCCACTTTCTGTGCTGTTTTGGCTTAGAAGTATATGTGGAGCCgcccttcttttctttgttttcactttggTCATTGTTAAAGGATAA